One genomic segment of Amycolatopsis sp. Hca4 includes these proteins:
- a CDS encoding type I polyketide synthase gives MAELVPPSHARRLRCLGTGDPDVVAAVARSGGLGVLDGADPADLRLVAARVRVPYAVRTDGPLPAGAAFAVRTKAPWAGALAEVTDVTTAAEAVRGGALGLVAGRGALSDFVLLQQLLTAFDVPVWGRVAGPRTAVGALAGGAAGVVVESTVDVGRIVGAEVPAAGLGTGLCRTLGSALPIVQGPMTRVSDQPGFAAAVADAGGFPFVAVATANGARTAELLARTAERLGDRPWGAGILGFVPDDLRAAQLAAIRAARPRCVLVAGGKPGQAKALEADGIATFLHVPSPVLLRQYLDAGVRRFVFEGAECGGHVGPRASFELWEQQLAALGAAKDVEVLFAGGIHDARSAAMVAAMAEPLDAAGVLMGTAYLFTEEAVEHGAITGLFQDRALAADATVTLETAPGHRTRCLPSPYTAEFAQVKAGLGNTPEAWQRLEELNAGRSRVASKGVRRDGEALDAATQLAEGMFMAGEVAVLRDRRTTIAELHREVASGRTFARPEEPAADSGDIAIIGMACTFPGARDLPAFWSNVLRGEDAVTEVPRERWDPDVYFGQSASKWGGFLPAVDVDPLAYGIPPSAMGSIDPAQLVSLETARRALADAGYADRDFDREHTSVVFGAEAGGDLANAGTLRSLLDGYLDEVPSELLAQLPEPTEDTFPGTLANVISGRIANRLDLGGANYTVDAACGSSLAALDLAVKELRAGTSSLALCGAVDLHNGIHDYLMFTSAGALSPTGRCRPFDAAADGIALGEGVACLVLKRRADAERAGDRIYALVKGVGAASDGKALGLTAPRPEGQRRALERAYRDAGVSPAEVGLVEAHGTGTVVGDATELRTLTGFFAEAGAEAGSCVLGSVKSQIGHTKCAAGLAGLIKAALALWHEVVPPTLHLKNPNTAWDATASPFTFTTTARPWAAPARLAGVSAFGFGGTNFHAVLAAAPVAPDRKHGLRDWAPEAEKALAELERTVAARAGGSGEMRGGGPARPKLAATGGSGEARPHEIHAAGLAAAAEAGSSGGAVTVGSGAAGSGRHRALEQPMPAPAEPGKIAFLFPGQGSQRTGMLADLFVHFPELAEVLRLAPDIAATAFPAHAFTAEAVDAREAALTDTRVAQPALGLVETAVARLLAQLNVHPDFLAGHSYGELVALSVAGAFDTETLLRLSRARAQAIAEVARPGTMAAVKTSRDALTATLIGPDVVVANHNAPEQVVLSGPVAAVERAVRRLKETGISAQRIPVACAFHSPLVADASEVFARELDEETITTPREPVWANRTAQPYQDDVRGELAAQIGAPVRFLDQIEAMYAAGARIFVEAGPGRVLTRLVRDILGDRPHTVVACGPDLTSFLTALTTLAEAGVDVRPGRLIRPKPAEPAATAWAVDGRSARAPGSAAPALPPARRIRSTAMTQPAPGRDQAIVDFLRTTRELVAAQREVMLGYLGSAPAPVPAPAPLPVVVEAPVTEPEREPEPEATDVMSTVIGVISERTGYPADMIAADLDLEADLSIDSIKRTEIAGTLLSRLGLPADDRTDQLSRDRTANALVAHLESWLTPTPPAAPPRRYRLERVPVPLDPDPGRLRGKTVAAPDDAVRAAFAAAGAEVVTGDADITVLVARDLTEVFTRLKALRGAVFVTAEPDAVPGLRGLVRSAALERDGVTRLVEVTQDVAKTLVDEALSDGPSVVVHDNAGRFTVEPRPVDLPSIAYSGAGPGSGELAALGLGPDSVVLLVGGARGITARAAVALAASGCRLELAGRTPWPGEPDDLPADPTAMRAVLAGRGGSVASIERRVRTVLAQREIGRTLDEIRAAGGTAGYTSLDVRDADAVRSLVKNLPSRLDGVVFAAGIIDDKLMAGKDEQSFRTVYETKVDGARNLLGALDAEPGFVAFFGSIAAVLGNRGQTDYAAANDALEALGATWPGRAVTVHWGPWAPDGDHAGMVSPELAREYERRDVALLDPAEATAALLRELAYGTDRSVLYTASLW, from the coding sequence ATGGCCGAGCTCGTCCCGCCGTCGCACGCTCGCCGGCTCCGGTGTCTGGGTACCGGTGATCCCGACGTGGTCGCCGCGGTCGCCCGGAGCGGTGGCCTCGGTGTGCTCGACGGCGCCGATCCGGCGGACCTGCGGCTGGTCGCGGCCCGCGTCCGGGTGCCGTACGCGGTGCGGACCGACGGCCCGCTGCCCGCGGGCGCGGCCTTCGCTGTCCGCACGAAGGCGCCGTGGGCCGGAGCGCTCGCCGAGGTCACCGACGTCACCACGGCTGCCGAGGCCGTTCGCGGCGGCGCGCTGGGCCTGGTCGCCGGCCGGGGCGCGTTGAGCGACTTCGTTCTGCTGCAACAGCTGTTGACCGCCTTCGACGTGCCCGTCTGGGGCCGGGTGGCCGGACCGCGGACCGCGGTGGGCGCGCTCGCCGGCGGCGCGGCGGGCGTCGTCGTGGAGTCCACTGTGGACGTCGGCCGGATCGTCGGTGCCGAGGTGCCCGCGGCCGGGCTGGGCACGGGTTTGTGCCGGACACTCGGCAGCGCGCTGCCGATCGTCCAGGGCCCGATGACGCGGGTGAGCGACCAGCCGGGCTTCGCCGCCGCGGTCGCCGACGCGGGCGGGTTCCCGTTCGTCGCGGTGGCCACCGCGAACGGCGCGCGCACCGCCGAGCTGCTCGCCCGGACCGCCGAGCGGCTCGGCGACCGGCCGTGGGGCGCGGGCATCCTCGGCTTCGTCCCCGACGACCTGCGCGCCGCCCAGCTCGCCGCGATCCGGGCGGCGCGGCCGCGGTGCGTGCTGGTCGCCGGCGGGAAACCGGGGCAGGCCAAGGCGCTGGAGGCCGACGGGATCGCGACGTTCCTGCACGTGCCGTCGCCGGTCCTGCTCCGCCAGTACCTCGACGCCGGGGTCCGCCGGTTCGTCTTCGAAGGCGCCGAGTGCGGCGGCCACGTCGGCCCTCGGGCGAGTTTCGAGCTGTGGGAACAGCAACTGGCGGCTCTCGGCGCCGCGAAGGACGTCGAGGTGCTCTTCGCGGGCGGGATCCACGACGCCCGCTCGGCCGCGATGGTCGCCGCGATGGCCGAGCCGCTCGACGCCGCCGGCGTCCTGATGGGCACCGCGTACCTGTTCACCGAGGAGGCCGTCGAGCACGGTGCGATCACCGGGCTGTTCCAGGACCGCGCACTCGCCGCGGACGCCACCGTGACACTGGAAACCGCGCCGGGTCACCGCACGCGTTGCCTGCCCAGCCCGTACACGGCGGAGTTCGCACAGGTCAAAGCCGGTCTGGGGAACACACCCGAAGCGTGGCAGCGGCTGGAGGAGCTGAACGCCGGACGATCGCGCGTCGCCAGCAAGGGCGTCCGCCGCGACGGCGAGGCGCTCGACGCCGCCACCCAGCTCGCCGAGGGGATGTTCATGGCGGGCGAGGTGGCCGTCCTGAGGGACCGCCGGACGACGATCGCCGAGCTGCACCGCGAGGTCGCTTCGGGCCGGACGTTCGCGCGTCCGGAGGAACCGGCGGCGGACTCCGGCGACATCGCGATCATCGGCATGGCCTGCACGTTCCCCGGGGCGCGTGACCTGCCCGCGTTCTGGTCGAACGTCCTGCGCGGCGAAGACGCCGTCACCGAGGTCCCGCGCGAGCGCTGGGACCCGGACGTCTACTTCGGACAGTCGGCGTCGAAGTGGGGCGGGTTCCTGCCCGCGGTGGACGTCGACCCGCTCGCGTACGGCATCCCGCCGTCGGCGATGGGCAGCATCGACCCGGCGCAGCTGGTGTCGCTGGAGACGGCGCGCCGCGCGCTGGCCGACGCCGGGTACGCCGACCGGGACTTCGACCGCGAGCACACGAGTGTCGTGTTCGGCGCGGAGGCGGGCGGCGACCTGGCGAACGCGGGCACGCTGCGCTCCCTGCTCGACGGCTACCTCGACGAGGTCCCGTCCGAGCTGCTCGCGCAGCTGCCCGAGCCGACCGAGGACACGTTCCCCGGCACGCTGGCCAACGTCATCTCCGGCCGGATCGCCAACCGGCTCGACCTCGGCGGCGCGAACTACACGGTGGACGCGGCGTGCGGTTCGTCGCTGGCCGCGCTCGACCTCGCGGTGAAGGAGCTGCGCGCGGGCACGAGCTCGCTGGCCCTGTGTGGCGCGGTCGATCTGCACAACGGCATCCACGACTACCTGATGTTCACCTCGGCGGGGGCGCTGTCCCCGACGGGCCGCTGCCGCCCGTTCGACGCGGCGGCCGACGGCATCGCGCTGGGCGAAGGGGTGGCGTGCCTGGTGCTCAAGCGCCGGGCCGACGCCGAGCGAGCGGGCGACCGGATCTACGCGCTGGTCAAGGGCGTCGGCGCGGCCAGCGACGGCAAGGCGCTCGGCCTGACGGCGCCGCGGCCGGAGGGCCAGCGCCGGGCGTTGGAGCGGGCGTACCGCGACGCGGGCGTGTCGCCGGCGGAGGTGGGGCTGGTCGAGGCCCACGGAACGGGAACGGTGGTCGGCGACGCCACGGAGCTGCGGACGCTGACCGGCTTCTTCGCCGAGGCCGGCGCGGAGGCGGGATCGTGCGTGCTGGGGTCGGTGAAGAGCCAGATCGGCCACACGAAGTGCGCGGCGGGCCTGGCGGGGCTGATCAAGGCGGCGCTGGCGCTGTGGCACGAGGTGGTCCCGCCGACACTGCACCTGAAGAACCCGAACACGGCTTGGGACGCGACGGCCAGCCCGTTCACGTTCACCACGACGGCCCGGCCGTGGGCGGCGCCGGCCCGGCTGGCGGGGGTGAGCGCGTTCGGCTTCGGCGGGACGAACTTCCACGCGGTCCTGGCTGCGGCGCCGGTGGCTCCGGACCGCAAGCACGGCTTGCGCGACTGGGCGCCGGAGGCGGAGAAGGCCCTGGCCGAGCTGGAGCGGACGGTGGCGGCCCGCGCCGGCGGATCGGGAGAAATGCGCGGGGGCGGACCAGCGCGGCCGAAGCTCGCGGCGACGGGCGGCTCGGGTGAGGCTCGTCCACACGAGATTCACGCAGCAGGCCTCGCAGCGGCGGCGGAAGCCGGCTCAAGCGGCGGCGCGGTCACGGTCGGCTCAGGCGCGGCCGGCTCCGGCAGGCATCGCGCGCTCGAGCAGCCGATGCCCGCACCCGCCGAGCCCGGCAAGATCGCCTTCCTCTTCCCCGGCCAGGGCAGCCAGCGCACCGGCATGCTCGCCGACCTCTTCGTCCACTTCCCCGAGCTCGCCGAAGTCCTCCGGCTCGCGCCCGACATCGCCGCGACTGCCTTTCCGGCTCACGCCTTCACCGCCGAAGCCGTCGATGCCCGGGAAGCCGCCCTCACCGACACCCGCGTTGCCCAGCCCGCGCTCGGGCTCGTCGAGACCGCCGTGGCCCGGCTTCTCGCCCAGCTCAACGTGCACCCCGACTTCCTGGCCGGGCACAGCTACGGCGAGCTCGTCGCCCTCTCCGTCGCCGGGGCTTTCGACACCGAGACCCTCCTGCGCCTGAGCCGGGCCCGCGCGCAAGCCATCGCCGAGGTCGCCCGGCCCGGGACCATGGCCGCCGTCAAGACGTCCCGCGATGCCCTCACCGCCACCCTCATCGGCCCCGATGTCGTCGTCGCCAACCACAACGCTCCCGAGCAGGTTGTCCTCTCCGGACCCGTGGCCGCCGTCGAACGGGCCGTCAGGCGGCTCAAGGAAACCGGCATCAGCGCGCAGCGGATCCCCGTCGCCTGTGCCTTCCACAGTCCGCTCGTCGCCGATGCGAGCGAGGTCTTCGCTCGCGAACTCGACGAAGAAACCATTACGACGCCGAGGGAACCCGTCTGGGCCAACCGGACCGCCCAGCCGTACCAGGACGACGTCCGCGGTGAACTGGCCGCGCAGATCGGTGCCCCGGTGCGGTTTCTCGACCAGATCGAAGCCATGTACGCGGCCGGGGCGCGGATCTTCGTCGAAGCGGGGCCCGGGCGCGTCCTCACCCGGCTGGTCCGGGACATCCTCGGCGACCGGCCGCACACCGTCGTCGCCTGCGGGCCCGACCTCACGAGCTTCCTGACCGCCCTCACCACCCTCGCCGAAGCCGGCGTCGACGTCCGGCCCGGACGGCTGATCCGGCCGAAGCCGGCCGAACCCGCCGCCACCGCCTGGGCCGTCGACGGGCGGTCCGCCCGCGCGCCCGGCTCCGCCGCCCCCGCCCTGCCCCCGGCCCGACGAATCCGGAGTACCGCCATGACCCAGCCCGCGCCCGGCCGAGACCAGGCGATCGTGGACTTCCTGCGCACCACCCGCGAACTCGTCGCCGCCCAGCGGGAGGTCATGCTCGGCTACCTCGGCAGCGCGCCCGCCCCGGTCCCCGCCCCGGCGCCGCTCCCGGTCGTCGTCGAAGCACCCGTGACCGAGCCCGAACGGGAACCCGAACCCGAAGCCACCGACGTCATGAGCACGGTGATCGGCGTCATCAGCGAACGCACCGGCTACCCGGCCGACATGATCGCCGCCGACCTCGACCTCGAAGCCGACCTCTCGATCGACTCCATCAAGCGGACCGAAATCGCCGGCACGCTGCTGTCCCGCCTCGGCCTGCCCGCCGACGACCGCACCGACCAGCTCAGCCGCGACCGCACCGCGAACGCCCTCGTCGCGCACCTCGAAAGCTGGCTGACGCCCACGCCACCGGCCGCTCCGCCGCGCCGCTACCGGCTCGAACGGGTCCCGGTGCCGCTGGACCCGGATCCCGGGCGGCTGCGCGGGAAGACCGTGGCCGCGCCGGACGACGCCGTGCGGGCCGCCTTCGCCGCGGCCGGGGCGGAGGTCGTCACCGGGGACGCGGACATCACCGTGCTGGTCGCCCGCGACCTCACCGAGGTGTTCACCCGGCTCAAGGCGCTGCGGGGAGCCGTCTTCGTGACGGCGGAGCCGGACGCCGTGCCCGGCCTGCGTGGCCTGGTGCGGTCGGCCGCGCTGGAGCGCGACGGCGTGACCCGGCTGGTCGAGGTCACGCAGGACGTGGCGAAGACGCTGGTGGACGAAGCCCTCAGCGACGGCCCGTCGGTGGTCGTCCACGACAACGCCGGCCGCTTCACCGTCGAGCCGCGGCCGGTGGACCTGCCGTCGATCGCGTACTCCGGCGCCGGGCCGGGCAGCGGTGAACTCGCCGCGCTGGGCCTGGGCCCGGACTCCGTCGTGCTGCTGGTCGGCGGGGCCCGCGGCATCACCGCCCGCGCGGCGGTCGCGTTGGCCGCCTCCGGGTGCCGGCTGGAACTCGCCGGGCGGACGCCGTGGCCGGGCGAGCCCGACGACCTGCCCGCGGACCCCACGGCGATGCGCGCGGTGCTGGCCGGCCGCGGCGGCTCGGTGGCAAGCATCGAACGCCGGGTGCGGACCGTCCTGGCCCAGCGCGAGATCGGCCGGACCCTCGACGAGATCCGTGCCGCCGGCGGAACCGCGGGCTACACCTCGCTCGACGTGCGCGACGCCGACGCCGTGCGAAGCCTCGTCAAGAACCTCCCCAGCCGGCTCGACGGGGTCGTCTTCGCCGCCGGGATCATCGACGACAAGCTCATGGCGGGCAAGGACGAACAGTCCTTCCGCACCGTCTACGAGACCAAAGTGGACGGCGCGCGGAACCTGCTCGGCGCGCTCGACGCCGAGCCCGGGTTCGTCGCCTTCTTCGGCAGCATCGCCGCGGTGCTCGGCAACCGCGGCCAGACCGACTACGCCGCCGCCAACGATGCCCTCGAAGCGCTCGGGGCGACCTGGCCGGGCCGCGCGGTGACCGTCCACTGGGGACCGTGGGCGCCGGACGGCGACCACGCCGGCATGGTGTCGCCGGAGCTGGCGCGCGAATACGAACGCCGGGACGTCGCCCTCCTCGACCCGGCCGAGGCCACCGCCGCGCTGCTGCGCGAGCTGGCCTACGGCACGGACCGCTCGGTCCTGTACACGGCGTCGCTGTGGTGA